One Lucilia cuprina isolate Lc7/37 chromosome 4, ASM2204524v1, whole genome shotgun sequence DNA segment encodes these proteins:
- the LOC111675778 gene encoding 26S proteasome regulatory subunit 6A-B produces the protein MAATLEDKSIWEDGDELGEEVMRMSTDEIVSRTRLMDNEIKIMKSEVMRITHEIQAQNDKIKDNTEKIKVNKTLPYLVSNVIELLDMEAQEDEDDGAVQVLDNQRKGKCAVIKTSTRQAYFLPVIGLVDAEKLKPGDLVGVNKDSYLILETLPAEYDARVKAMEVDERPTEQYSDIGGLDKQIQELIEAVVLPMTHKEKFKNLGIHPPKGVLLYGPPGTGKTLLARACAAQTKSTFLKLAGPQLVQMFIGDGAKLVRDAFALAKEKAPAIIFIDELDAIGTKRFDSEKAGDREVQRTMLELLNQLDGFSSTADIKVIAATNRVDILDPALLRSGRLDRKIEFPHPNEEARARIMQIHSRKMNVSSDVNFEELARSTDDFNGAQCKAVCVEAGMIALRRSATQVTHEDFMDAIMEVQAKKKANLNYYA, from the exons ATGGCCGCTACTTTGGAAGATAAATCAATTTGGGAAGATGGTGATGAACTGGGCGAGGAAGTGATGCGTATGTCCACTGATGAAATTGTTAGCAGGACGCGTTTGATggacaatgaaataaaaataatgaagagtGAGGTTATGCGTATAACCCATGAGATACAGGCtcaaaatgataaaattaaggATAATACTGAAAAAATTAAG GTTAATAAAACTTTGCCTTATTTGGTGTCAAATGTTATTGAACTGTTGGATATGGAAGCTCAGGAAGACGAAGATGATGGTGCTGTACAAGTGCTGGACAATCAACGTAAAGGCAAATGCGCCGTTATTAAAACATCAACACGTCAAGCCTACTTTTTGCCAGTCATTGGCCTGGTAGATGCGGAAAAGCTAAAACCTGGTGATTTAGTTGGTGTCAACAAAGATTCCTACTTGATATTGGAGACTTTGCCAGCCGAATATGATGCACGCGTTAAAGCCATGGAAGTAGATGAACGCCCTACGGAGCAATACTCCGACATTGGTGGTTTGGATAAACAAATCCAAGAATTAATTGAAGCTGTTGTTTTGCCCATGACACACAAGGAAAAATTCAAGAACTTAGGTATTCACCCTCCAAAGGGAGTTTTGCTCTACGGTCCTCCAGGTACCGGTAAGACTTTATTAGCTCGTGCTTGCGCAGCTCAAACAAAGTCCACATTCTTAAAGTTGGCTGGTCCACAATTGGTGCAAATGTTTATTGGCGATGGTGCCAAATTGGTCAGAGATGCTTTCGCCTTAGCCAAAGAAAAAGCTCCAGCTATTATATTCATTGATGAACTGGATGCTATTGGCACAAAACGTTTTGATTCCGAGAAGGCTGGTGATCGTGAAGTTCAACGTACTATGTTGGAATTGCTTAATCAGCTTGATGGTTTCAGTTCCACAGCTGACATTAAAGTTATTGCTGCCACAAATCGTGTGGATATTTTGGATCCTGCACTACTGCGTTCCGGTCGTTTAGATAGGAAAATCGAATTTCCACATCCCAACGAAGAAGCTCGAGCCCGCATAATGCAAATTCACTCGCGTAAAATGAACGTCAGTAGTGATGTTAATTTCGAAGAATTGGCTCGTTCTACTGATGACTTCAATGGTGCCCAGTGTAAAGCTGTTTGTGTTGAAGCCGGCATGATTGCTTTGCGTCGTTCAGCTACTCAGGTAACTCATGAAGATTTTATGGATGCCATTATGGAGGTACAGGCCAAGAAGAAGGCAAACTTGAATTATTATGCTTAG
- the LOC111675788 gene encoding cytochrome c oxidase subunit 7A, mitochondrial, producing the protein MMNLSRAVVRSFTTSGAQRTVAKAEVEKGYFEIKKVQEHFQKKDGKPVFLKGSVFDQVLYRLTVALSLVGIGGMGKLFFDLSVPKTD; encoded by the exons ATGATGAACTTATCCaga gCCGTTGTTCGCAGCTTCACCACCTCCGGTGCTCAACGCACTGTAGCTAAAGCTGAAGTCGAAAAGGGTTACTTCGAAATCAAAAAAGTTCAAGAACATTTCCAAAAGAAGGATGGCAAACCCGTCTTCTTGAAGGGTTCAGTTTTCGATCAAGTCTTGTACCGCCTTACCGTTGCCCTCAGCTTAGTTGGAATCGGCGGCATGGGAAAATTGTTCTTCGACTTGTCTGTACCCAAAACCGATTAG